In Deltaproteobacteria bacterium GWC2_55_46, a single window of DNA contains:
- a CDS encoding uroporphyrinogen-III C-methyltransferase: MTPKVYLVGAGPGDPELITIKGRRVLEEAQVVIYDRLVSERILDLAGDDAELIFVGKETSFHSTAQEDINRLIAAHARRGKRVVRLKGGDPYIFGRGGEEASHLHDEGIPFEVVPGVTAASGIGAYAGIPLTDRRYSQAVTLVTGHRMKGEGLEDLNWAALAGLGHTLVFYMGVANISEITGKLMANGRAPSTPAAMVSRGTMPGQRTVLGTLSDIDVRCREEGVKPPALLIIGEVVELSRVLNWSEQALDESQVPIDGPLKSFG, translated from the coding sequence TTGACTCCAAAGGTCTATCTTGTCGGGGCAGGGCCCGGTGATCCGGAGCTAATAACCATCAAAGGCAGACGTGTCCTCGAAGAGGCTCAAGTCGTCATCTACGACCGTCTCGTCTCAGAGCGGATACTCGACCTCGCTGGAGATGACGCCGAGCTTATATTCGTAGGCAAGGAGACCTCCTTCCACTCCACTGCCCAGGAAGATATCAACCGCCTCATCGCGGCGCACGCCAGGAGAGGAAAACGGGTAGTAAGGCTCAAGGGCGGCGACCCTTATATCTTCGGGAGGGGCGGTGAGGAGGCCTCCCACCTGCATGATGAAGGCATCCCTTTCGAAGTGGTGCCTGGCGTCACCGCAGCCTCCGGCATAGGGGCCTACGCCGGTATCCCGCTTACAGACCGCCGGTACTCCCAGGCCGTGACCCTCGTTACCGGCCACCGCATGAAGGGCGAAGGGCTCGAAGACCTCAACTGGGCCGCCCTTGCCGGGCTTGGCCACACCCTGGTCTTCTACATGGGAGTGGCCAATATTTCCGAGATAACCGGCAAGCTCATGGCGAACGGTCGGGCTCCTTCGACTCCGGCGGCTATGGTCAGCCGCGGCACAATGCCGGGGCAAAGGACGGTACTCGGCACGCTATCCGACATAGACGTACGGTGCAGGGAAGAGGGGGTAAAGCCCCCGGCGCTACTCATCATCGGAGAGGTCGTTGAGCTAAGCCGCGTCCTTAACTGGTCCGAGCAGGCGTTGGACGAATCTCAGGTCCCGATCGACGGGCCGCTTAAATCCTTCGGCTAA
- a CDS encoding transcriptional regulator: MTDTLDGIDKSLLNRIQGDFPLSADPYSEIGRELGISAEEALSRMRALVEAGVVRKVGAFFDARKMGYTSTLCAMDVPQERLQEAASAVNSYPEITHNYLRAGHPNMWFTVIAGSKERIEEIISEISVKTSVCPIRNLNATKMFKVKVDLKVGE, encoded by the coding sequence ATGACAGATACGCTGGATGGCATTGATAAGAGCCTTCTGAACAGGATCCAGGGTGATTTTCCGTTGTCTGCCGACCCCTACTCGGAGATAGGGCGCGAGCTTGGGATAAGCGCTGAGGAGGCGCTTTCAAGGATGCGCGCCCTCGTAGAGGCCGGGGTCGTCCGCAAGGTCGGGGCGTTCTTCGACGCGCGCAAGATGGGCTACACCTCTACCCTTTGCGCCATGGACGTGCCTCAGGAGAGGCTTCAGGAGGCGGCCTCGGCCGTAAACTCGTACCCGGAGATCACGCATAATTACCTGCGGGCCGGCCACCCCAACATGTGGTTCACCGTTATAGCCGGGTCGAAAGAGAGGATAGAAGAGATAATATCCGAGATATCGGTCAAGACATCTGTGTGTCCCATACGCAACCTCAACGCGACGAAGATGTTCAAGGTGAAGGTCGACCTCAAGGTGGGGGAATGA